The nucleotide sequence GACTATGCATCTGAATTCGACACATCTTCATGGGCCTTCACTGGTACTGGCGACCATCCCAAACGTTATCTGCTGACTGGTAGCTACACCCATTCTCAGGGTGAAGAATTGAACGAAAAGCTGCTCGCCAAGTATGAGCTTATCAAAGAAAAAGAACAGCTTTGGGAAGAAATTGAAGTGGAAGACGCTGATGTTGTGCTGGTTGCATTCGGCATTCACGGCCGCATGGGACAGGACTTGGTAGCCAATATGCGTGCGGAAGGTAAAAAAGTCGGCCTTATTCGTCCGATTTCCTTGTGGCCTTTCCCTGACAAAGCATTCGAAGGACTGTCTGATTCTGTGAAATCCATGCTGGTGGTGGAAATGAATCACGGGCAGATGGTTGACGATGTGCGCCTGGCAGTAAACGGCCGCATTCCTGTTCATTTCCTTGGCAAAACCGGAGGCGATATGCCGCTGTGCACGCTTGCCGAAATGACCGCTAAAATCAACACGTTGCTGTAAGGATAGACGATATGCAAGAACTCGCAAAAATTTATGGTGAAACACTGCTGCTGGATAAGAAGTTCAGTTACTGTCCCGGTTGCGGTCACGGTATTGTAACGCGCCTTGTTGCGGAAGCTATTGAAGCTCTAGGCATTCGTAAACGTACAATAAGCGTTGTCGGTATCGGTTGTGGTGGGTTTTCTCATCACTATATGGAAATCGATGCCATTGAAGCTATGCATGGTCGCGCTCCTGCTGTTGCAGTCGGTTACAAAGTCGCGAAGCCTGAAAACATCGTCTATACCTATCAGGGAGACGGAGATTGCAGTGCTATCGGTCTAGCTGAATTGTTGCATACAGCTAACCGCGGTATGCCGGTTACTTGTTTCATGATCAACAACAACCTGTTCGGCATGACTGGCGGACAGATGTCTCCTTCCACGCTTGAAGGTCAGATTACCTCCACTACTCCTAATGGCCGTGATGTGCATCAGCATGGTTATCCTCTGCGTGTCCCCGAAATGATGGCGGATATGCACGGTGCCAAGTATGTCGCCCGCGAATCCGTTTGTGACGCCAAGAGCATCCGCAAAGCTGCAAGCAGCGTGCGTAAAGCTCTGGACTGTCAAATGAAGGGTCTTGGTTTTTCCTTCGTTGAATTCATTGTTCCTTGTCCGACTGGCCTCAAGCTTTCTGTGCCGGATTCTTACAAGTGGAACAAAGAAAAAATGGTGGAGTACTTCAAGCCACAGATTTTCAAAAATGAGATGGAGCAGAATGATGAGAACTAAATGTACTTTTTCTGGTTCAGGCG is from Maridesulfovibrio ferrireducens and encodes:
- a CDS encoding thiamine pyrophosphate-dependent enzyme; amino-acid sequence: MQELAKIYGETLLLDKKFSYCPGCGHGIVTRLVAEAIEALGIRKRTISVVGIGCGGFSHHYMEIDAIEAMHGRAPAVAVGYKVAKPENIVYTYQGDGDCSAIGLAELLHTANRGMPVTCFMINNNLFGMTGGQMSPSTLEGQITSTTPNGRDVHQHGYPLRVPEMMADMHGAKYVARESVCDAKSIRKAASSVRKALDCQMKGLGFSFVEFIVPCPTGLKLSVPDSYKWNKEKMVEYFKPQIFKNEMEQNDEN